gttaataaaaaattttgatcacCCCTAATCAcaactattattattttaaatctaTTTCTCAAATAAAAGGGATATAATtttggggaagttggtgaaaaatccccaaccaaaacatttatttgggttcactccctacccacaaaattgtggtactatgtcatacaaattgtggtacacttcatgtggaaatgtggtacacttcatgtgaaaatgtggtactaaaaaagtacacaaggactgaacacaaaaaaaaacggcggctggggagttaagtccaatttcccgtataattttctatatttcatgCTAAATATCAATTGGCCCTCAAATTTGACGCTATTTGTAGAGTGAGACTTGTCCCTCCTCCACCTCCACAATATATACTGTACTTGCGGATCGTCCTGCGTATGACTGGAACATCTCGTACGATTTGCAGCTGGAAATggcaaatattatttttctctcttttttgtcACAAAAAATTgtcatttcagaaaataaatACTAATCTTGTCTGAAAAATCTTTTTGGATATCGCCCTTTTCACCATTcccaataattaatatatataggtATAGATATGAACTTTATGATGTTCTCGTCAATAACATGATTACAAATTCCTTTCTACTCTCTTTATCATCTCTAACCCGTCATAAATACTAAATAATTGCTATAAAATGATTGTCAAGCAGTCATTTCATTAGTCGATTCGTTTCCATAGCCAGCGAATCTGCATACAAAGGGCCCAGAAATTCGACcgccatcttttttttttggcccTTTGCTTTTCTTGGTGTTTCCTGCCTTTTCTTTTTTCTGAATTCTGAAGCAAAGTGAAGAGGGTTGGCAAGAAGTCTTGGTTCAAAGCAAAAATATTGGTTTTTCAATTAGATTTTCGCGCTGATTTTGATGATCTTGGTAGATCAGAGTCACGGGCTCTCATGTTAATACCTGATTCCTTACTGGAATTCATCAAGATCAGTTCTTTTCCTTCCTTTAAGTGTCTATACTCGAGGAAATAAATACTGCAGAGGTACATTTTTAATCCAACTTTCACAtgcttttatttcttttttcatgGATTAAGAGGAATTTAGGGGACGCAAATTTATCGGGATTTTAGACATCGTGTTTAAAATCACTTTTTAGTGTGAATTTACAGGGTGGTTCTAATCACATTAGGAAGGGTAAAACTATGAAGACCTCTGTTGGTTTCTTCTCACAAGTGTCGCTTTTCCCCCCTTAAGCAAATTGCCAGATGCTGCTtgtgttattaaattttatcattcTTGGCTTGAAACGAGATAATAAGATTTGAAAAAATGTCGGCGGTGTGCAGCTGTGaagtgggtttttttttaaggCCATTTCcctttgtgttttaaaattttcttatttcttTTCAGTAGAATTTTGGCTAGTGTCCAAAGACACACTCTTTTGTCAATATGTGTGGTGGCATACTTTTGCGCAATGCAAATTGGCTTCATGGAGTGCTAGTTTGTTTACATGTGACAAGTTCTAATAATTCACCACTAATAAAACGTGCCATGTTGATATTATTGCTTCCAAGTTTTGTGGATAACAATGAGTCCTAATGTGATATGATGCTGTAAACATAATCGAGTGACATTTTCCAGTTTTATTACATCGTTGTTGCTAACTTTTTAAGTCGGACATCTTCTGAAATCCACGGGTGGTAAAGAGAAGATCTTGTGATTAcctgaaagttttctttttcCAAATATAATCGCCTTTTTGCTTGTTGTTGGTAAATGCAGAATTTACTGTTTTCTTTCCCACGGTGGTTGTTGATTACTTAGCGTTTCATTTTACCGTGGTTTATTTTCTTTACATTTCTGTTTGCTGGCAATTCTGATGGTATGATTCTTTGGTATGGTAAATTTGTTTCTTAGTATTTATTGAACCTAAAGACGAACTTTTTGGTGAAATTCTAGCGTGTGAATTGTTGCTCACATTGCATTTTGGTAGACATTTTCGGTGTTCTCTTCCTTTTCCGCCTTGTCAGTTGATTTTATGTAAATGCATGCTCTTGGTGCTTTTTGATTCCCGCCTTGGGATTCTATCGGTCTTTTTTCTGTCGTTATGTAAACAGGTCAATGGACTTGACATCATTACGAAGTCTTCTTAACAGTATATCTCGGTTCATTCATTTGGTATCATGTTGTGCCTCCGGGACAATTCCAGTCGAGGAGGAATACAGAAGTATAGCATCTTTCTTGAAGCAATTGAAGCCAGTACTTGATGATATCGCCGATTGTAAAGATACTTTCGATGAATCTCTAGCTGAAGTGTGTGAAGAATTGGATTCTGCTGTCAATGGGGCTAGAATGTTACTTGAAAAATGGTCTCTGAAAATGAGCAAGATTCTTTGTGTGAGTAACTTGACGTGGCTTTCATAGTTTTCTTTGTTTCGAGCAATCTCAGATTTATCATCGGAAATGAATACTGTAACCTTCTGTAGACAACCACGAATCAGTATCACCATATAaagttcaaagaaaaatatggaGATGTTTGGAGTATTATAAAAGTTGTGCACTTGTGCTCTCTCAAAAAATTATCTTAACATTTTCCCGTTATTTCTTTCAGGTACTAGAAAGTAAGCCCTTGGTGATTACAATTCAGATTTCCATAGTCAAGCTATCTTGTGTTTTATACAGAATATCTGTGTCATCACCAACCACTTTGAGTCTATCTCGCGCTCAGGTACCAACTACATTTAATTCTCTCTTTATGGGAAGCTTGTTGATCGGTTATTTCCCTTTTGTTTGGCATCTTCATTTTACTAAAAAATGTCTAACGTTAGATTCAATTTAGTTCTGTATGCAGGAATCTCAGAATTTGAATCTCGGAAAAGTGTCAGAATATATAGATGCGATTGTTAAAAGCAAAAAAGGAGGAGATATTTTTGGCACCGAACATCTTATGGCAATTATCGAGTCCCTCAACTTGAGATCAAAAAAAGAATTCTTGAGTGAGTGTATTGCTTTGGAAAAGGAAAAACAGAAAGCGGAAGACAATAGAACAAAAAGGGGTTCGGATCAAATCTCTCAGGCTACTCAGCTTATGACTCATATTCGTGATTACATGGTTCGCGAGAATGTTGAAGACATACACGGTATTCAGATTCCTCCATATTTCCGCTGTCCCTTATCTTTGGGACTCATGTTGGATCCTGTAATCTTGTCCTCTGGCCAAACATACGAGTGTGGTGCCATTAGAAAATGGCTTGATCATGGATTAGAGACTTGCCCCATTACTCATAAGAAACTCTCTCACAAAAATCTTATTCCCAATTATACAGTTAAAGCTCTTATTTTGAGTTGGTGTGATGAAAATAAAGTAAAGCTCTCCAGCAACCGTCCATATATTGTCTCAGTTGAACTTCATTCAGAAGATACTAGTAATCAAGATGGTCTCCAGTGTTCAGTGCAAATGAAAAATTCATCTTTGGGATCAAACAGTTCTCGACCTGTTGAAGAAAAAAACGGCGTTGACATAGAGGAGTCTGAGAAACTCGATCAATCGTCCCCGGAACATTCATCTATACACAGCCGGAGTGAATCAGCATCAAGTGCTGTTTCAAGCATCGAGTATCTACTGACAGAATCAACTGAAATTTCAGGGATATCCACAAAGCAAGATGATGCAAGTGAAAAATCAGGGGATATAACATCTGCTTGTCCCACTTCCTCagtttcaaataaaattttcaggGAATCTCCTTTAACTGGGAAGCAGTGTCCCAGCTTGGCAATGAACGGAAATCATAGAGACTCATTGAGGACACCATCATTATCGTCCGAGGCAGGGTCTAATGATTTGACTTCTACTTCCCACATCGAAAAACTGGTCGAAGACTTGAAGAGCGAATCAACCGAATTGCAGACTGCTGCTGCTGGAGAATTACGGTTTCTTGCAAAGTATAATGTGGAGAATCGCTTCATTATAGGTCAATCCGGGGCAATTTGCCCATTAATCTCATTGTTAAACTCTGATAAGGAGCTCATCCAGGAACATGTGGTCACCGCAATTCTTAATTTATCGATTAATGAAAAGCTCAAGGCCAAGATTGGAGAAGAAGGTGCTCTAGAACCACTTATCCACGTTTTGAGAACGGGAACATCAGAGGCCAAAGAGAATGCCGCAGCTGCTCTTTTTAGCCTCTCTCTTTTAGATGATTATAGGATGAAGATTGGTCGATCAAGTGCAGTCAAGGCATTGGTTGATCTATTAGGAACAGGTTCTGTCAGAGGAAAGAAAGATGCTGCGACTGCCTTATTCAACTTATctatatttcatgaaaacaagGCTCGCATCGTTCAGGCAGGAGCTGTAAAGCATTTGGTTCCATTGATGGATACGGAAATGGCCGATAAAGCTGTAGCTCTTCTCGCCAATTTGTCCACTATCGAAGATGGGTGCACGGTTATTACTCGAGAAGGGGGGATACCATCACTTGTGGAGGTTCTTGATACTGGAACTCAAAGAGGAAAGGAGAACGCCGCTTCCGTGCTGATGCAGCTGTGCATTAACAGTAGCAAACACTGTCGGAATGTCTTGCAAGAAGGAGCTGTTCCACCCCTTGTCGCACTGACACAATCTGGAACTCCAAGAGCTAAAGAAAAGGTATGTATGCAACAGAGCTCCAGGTATCTCATATTACTGCTAGATACTCAAATCGACATACATAGCTTATGAGCTCAAAAATGTAAGTTCTTGTTCATTTTATTGTTTCAAACAGGCTCAACAGCTTCTTAGTCACTTCCGAAATCAACGGGGGAGTGTTGTGGCAAGAGGGAGATCGTGAAATAAAAAGATTCACTCGTTCGTTTGCTGTCTTTTGTGACTATTATTGGCACATTTGTCTGCGGAGATGTTCTTGCCTTGTGGTTTGTTTGTTCATTACGTAGATTGCACATATGTTCAAAATTCAAATCCATCGtgctttgtaaattttcctatcgGTACACCGCCGTTCAACAATATATGGTTGTGATATTAGGGGCATACGTCCATATCAGATCAAAGTCTAACCTGGACGGACTTCCATGGATGTTCTTGTTTCGAAACCATCACGCCAGGCTGCATCCGATGACATTAGGGGCATAAGTCCATATTTCGTTATCGATTACATTTTTATGAACAATTATAAGTTCAAATTCACGGTGAGTTTGAACACAGAAGTTGtaacttaaaaaattaaactataTGATTTTGATTAGTTTTCAGGTAATCATGGTTTGGATGAGTATTAAAAATTAAGAAACTCGTAAAAATTGATTTGGTTCagattttgtataaaaataaaccaaatcaaaatgaatatattattattaaaaaaaatcatgtaatttgtaatttaatattactttttcttggatattagaatattttatatgatttttagtttttattctatTATTACTGTGTATTGTAATAGTCtaattatattgaaattttatttattgtatatgtTATCCAAATAAACATATCAATTAGTATCTAATatcaatttctatttttaaaaaaattacaatatgtATCATGTACTATTTCACCGTAAACTCATAATTAGTAATTCAAATTAGACCAAATCGAACCAAACCGAAATTGATGGTTTGGTTATAGAAACTTCATGATtttgtttggtttaaaatttgtaaaaccGGTAAAATATGATTTGGTTCAAATTTTTATCTAAAACTCACTAAACTATAGTTAAATACCCCTACATCTAATCACCTTAGAATTATTAAAAAGGGAAATTATGGCAAGGGAAATTACGGGGATTGGCATGTTATTTGCATGTTTTTATAACTTTCGGTGTTATTGGTCTTAGTCtgccatttttattttttccaataGTCATTTTTTATCGAAACACTCgtgaaaatgactaaaactgaTCCCCTAAAAATACAAGCTATCATACTAAGATCAAAATTCACCAATAATGcgatcgaaaaataaaaaaatgtgcaAGTTACAAGACCAAAATCATAAATtctctattaaaaaaaatttgaaaattgtcttaagaAATACATATTATTTGTGTCATGATACAGATTCATGCATTTGTGTAGTAGATCATACAATGTATCATGGCTTGGTACCATAAGAAAGggacatcaaaatattttcagcTCAGAATTAGAGCTCTCTCCATGATAGTATGTTCAAGAAACTGAGACATCAGCAACCTCATGTTTCAAATATTAAGATAAAATATTCTTAAACCATTTAATTCAAGTCtcaatttttttccccaaaatcaATTGATAATGGTTTAAAGAATGTTTGAATTatttcataacaaatgcattcattttcaaaattcatttgTCTATTTGTGcttaaatttcagtttttttaatcaattacttctgtattgatttttttttgtgtaatttttgtCGTTTTCCATATAATATCGACATGACAGTTACGTATACAACATCGTATcaatattttcaatgaaaaaacTAAAACCATGATACCAATGCAGAATTTTCACGATGCAAAGAGCCAAACTCGCAAACATGCTGACCggagatttttttatataaaaaaaaatggaaaacgtaataatttaaaataaatatatatagttagGGATGAGTATGTTTCCGAATGAGACAGGCCAATCGCGTGTACGCAAAGCGCAACATAAGTCTTCATCTTTGACCATAATACACAATTAAATGCTCAAAAAACACTTGTATATTCAGATTAATATTAAATCACattaaatgaaaaagaaaagtaAATCAGGTTTAGTCTTtattccatatatatatatatatatagagaaatTCTCCGAATTTATCACATTTTAATAAAAGTCGAGATCACTTGTTGATGTACCAAAAGCTAAAATCGCACCACGTCAATAGAAACActcaatcatttaattagtgtGCTTGTTATTCAATAATATAAACCAACTGGCCTAATAATTGTTTGACAGAAAATTTGATGGAAAATATAGGAGGAAAGTGACAAAGCACCTTTCTTGAAAATGGTTTTGAGAATTATAAAGTGGAGAAATTggcaaaataataataaaaaaaaagggttCCATTTATCCTCCTGATAACTCAACACCTTCATATTATGTATCAGATTTCTTGAGAAAGGAACTGATTTCAATCTCTTGTTATAGAAATCCACACTGTTGTCAAGTCTTCCACCATGACTTTGCCACAGTGATGCTAAATTTGTAACTTAGTCTTAGGATAAGTTAGGCAACAAAAATAAATTCGAGTCAAGAGTACAAACAGCAAATAGTATTTTGATTtgacattatatatataaatatattgattttattattattttcttcttaGAGTGAAAGGTTCAATCAATATTGTCCACAAAACGATGATATTTATTGACATTAAATTgtttgaaatttaatttgaaaggtttatgtagtttttttttaattttataattgagTTTATTTTATGACTGAACAGATgaaaatatttactatataattaatatGTTAGTTTAAAAAATAGTGCATATTCTTTCTGTCCCTTGTTTAGTGTaatgatattattaaatttatttaattaatgttatattttatataataaaatataaggaTCAGTTAGTCCTGTGAATTTTTTCAGTAATTTTATGGAAACTAGtaacagtttttttttataaaaaaaattgacactatacttaataatatatactattAAAAGAGAGATGGATTGACAATTGTTGATGATGCAATTTAGGACCATTTTTGTCATGAAAAAGGAACGACACAAAGCATGTACTTtctttaaaatttgagattaattaaagctcattctaaaaaataaaaaacataaatatatggAGCTTAATTAGATGGtagaaattattaaaaataaaatcttaacttgatatatatatatataccagaAGTGAGAATCCAACCTCTGggcaaaaattttaattaatgaaaaaaaggCACAGATCTTTcaaactttttcataaataaacgtCACCAAAATCATTGAACACTAAACTATTTGTGGTAATATCTTTAGTCATAGCTCGTGAGATGAAAAGATAAATTGATAAACAATGATAATACAACTATTTTTTAGTTCCGATATTTATCGTAAAACTTAACCCGAAAAAGATAATGAAATGATATCGATCTCATCATTCTCACAAATCGATACCgtaaaatcgagaaattttgtGTCTATATATTTCGTTGTTTGAtgggaaataattttttaattaattgtttgacGCAAGGGTCAAAAAGCATTTTACCCTTCTGATATAAAAATTCCTTCACGTACCAGGTTAGTttgtaagaaaaaaatttaaaaaaaaaatagtaattaaaatcaaattgtaaagaaagaaataaaagttaaaaaaatttacccgTTTTGAACATTAACCTTTTTTCTTGTCTGCATCTTCACCCACTGTCTCCCTCTTTCCATTTCTACATAAAACCCTAGCATTCAACAGTCTCTTTCTCCCATGAGCATGAATAACAACAGTTCAGTGagatatatatgaaaattcCGTAACTGAGAGTCCCCTATTTTCGGAAAATGCATCCTTAAAATCCACCAACCCATCGTTTCTTTAGTATTTGCTCAAACCAATCTCTTCTCTCATATGTCTCATCTATCCTATCAATCTTTACTCCATAAAAATGGTTGTCTCCTGATGTATCAATCATGATATAAAAACCCGATTTTCTTCCGTCTCTATTGAGCTTCTGTTTTAGTGCTGAATTCAATGTTCTTTTCTGTGTTCGGAAAAGTCTAGGTTTTATCATCATGTCAAATGCTTAAGTAAATGGTTCATTAATTGTTGCGTATTCTTTCTTTCTTGCTTTGATTtgcaaatctgaaaacatatgAGGAGAAATATTGAAGCTGATGGTGTTGATCTGGATAAAGTCTTTCTTTTAACTTGTTCTTCTGGAAGCAAGCTGAGGGGGTATTAGATATTATATTGACTGAAGTTGAAGATTCTTGGTTTCTTGATTGGATTTCTGTTGGTTGGTTTATGGATTCATCGTCGTTACAAGAAATGGAAAACTCCAATTCCGAGAACAGCATGAACACCTGCAACAACACTTCCTCCTCAGCCGGAGCTTCGTCTTCCGGCTCCACAGTCAGCCGCTACGAGAACCAGAAACGCCGAGACTGGAACACATTCGGCCAGTATTTGCGCAACCACCGCCCGCCACTCTCCCTCAGCCGCTGCAGCGGCGCGCACGTGCTGGAGTTCCTCCGATACCTCGACCAGTTCGGCAAAACCAAAGTCCACAACCAAGTCTGCCCGTTCTACGGCCATCCCCACCCGCCTGCCCCCTGCCCCTGCCCGCTCCGCCAGGCCTGGGGCAGCCTCGACGCACTCATCGGCCGTCTCCGTGCCGCTTACGAGGAAAATGGAGGCATGACGGAGACAAACCCTTTCGGAAGTCGATCTGTACGTCTTTACCTCCGAGAGGTGCGTGATCTACAGTCGAAAGCCAGAGGGGTTAGttatgaaaagaaaaagaggaagCGCCCGCCACAACAGCTGACCACGCCGCCACCAGCCCAGCCGCAACCACCAGGTGAAGGCTCGTAATTATGAACATGAACTcctggtaaaaaaaaaaaaaaagaaatctgCCATCACTGTTGGGCCGATTTCGATGATCGGACAACGATCTTTACATTATGTACTTCCTTTCTAGATCCATCTTAGGGTTAAATTTTCATCCAGTTTCATCAAGAACGGATGGTAATCAATCAAGATCATTGCGGGTTGCTTTCCTTGAACTAGTAAAACCGAAGCAGTGATAGAAATCATTATCAGTAGTTTCAGACAAGTAACAGTACTCGCTCCTTTCATTTTCGTCTGTTCAACTAATTTGCCAGCTTTACTGTCTGAATAATGAAAACTTCTCCCTGTTTGAACAAGTGAATTGGGAGTGTTTCACTTCAAATTTACCATgcacttattatatattttcggATCGAATTTGAATTCCCTTTTGCATGCAATTTTAATGGGATAACAatactcaaatattatatatatttgagacgAAAACCCTTTCATCCCATTCAGCTTTACGAAACTAATTAAACAAGAAAATAATGTACACTttgctaaaaaaaattgtagtatTCAATCCTTTGAATTGTTTAAAGAATCTGTACCATGTAGTTAGATTAGGCAcatggtttttttaaaaaaaattaagatttttttgtttgaaaattcGCGTATAGAAATCTATAGTTAGATCCCCGTCCATTGAAAAGGACAAAGACAAAATTCAATctctttctttttaatttcttcCAACATTTATGACAGTTTATCATGTTGAACATGGAATACTATCATTAAAGCGAGCTTGACATGTTTGAAAAACTTATTAATCTttttagaaatataatataaagtttCACCAATTTGGCCGACAACAAGCATATAATCAGCCACAcccaaacacacacacacacgtgtgtgtgtgtgtgtgtgtgtgatcaGAGATCATTTTGTAGATGCATGGCTTAATTAACTAAGAATAAGGGAGTCacttatttcaattatttatacaaattaaatttaatttttgtatcaatctaaaaatattatttttaatttactgCCTTTTACGTGTATGTATATACAAAACCATGTATACGTGGGAACGATATATTAGTGTGCATAATTTCTTAGCATTTTTATTGGAAATTATTAGGATcgtggatttctttggttcattGCTTAAGAAGTctatttttagcattttatcaTATTCTCCCGACAAAAAATCTTAACGTAGgtacaaaatatatatacttgTACGTTGTTTTTGTTGAGGAATTAAATTGTTCGCGTGGTatgaagaaaattattattaatatt
This window of the Primulina huaijiensis isolate GDHJ02 chromosome 3, ASM1229523v2, whole genome shotgun sequence genome carries:
- the LOC140973421 gene encoding U-box domain-containing protein 3-like isoform X2; translated protein: MDLTSLRSLLNSISRFIHLVSCCASGTIPVEEEYRSIASFLKQLKPVLDDIADCKDTFDESLAEVCEELDSAVNGARMLLEKWSLKMSKILCVLESKPLVITIQISIVKLSCVLYRISVSSPTTLSLSRAQFCMQESQNLNLGKVSEYIDAIVKSKKGGDIFGTEHLMAIIESLNLRSKKEFLSECIALEKEKQKAEDNRTKRGSDQISQATQLMTHIRDYMVRENVEDIHGIQIPPYFRCPLSLGLMLDPVILSSGQTYECGAIRKWLDHGLETCPITHKKLSHKNLIPNYTVKALILSWCDENKVKLSSNRPYIVSVELHSEDTSNQDGLQCSVQMKNSSLGSNSSRPVEEKNGVDIEESEKLDQSSPEHSSIHSRSESASSAVSSIEYLLTESTEISGISTKQDDASEKSGDITSACPTSSVSNKIFRESPLTGKQCPSLAMNGNHRDSLRTPSLSSEAGSNDLTSTSHIEKLVEDLKSESTELQTAAAGELRFLAKYNVENRFIIGQSGAICPLISLLNSDKELIQEHVVTAILNLSINEKLKAKIGEEGALEPLIHVLRTGTSEAKENAAAALFSLSLLDDYRMKIGRSSAVKALVDLLGTGSVRGKKDAATALFNLSIFHENKARIVQAGAVKHLVPLMDTEMADKAVALLANLSTIEDGCTVITREGGIPSLVEVLDTGTQRGKENAASVLMQLCINSSKHCRNVLQEGAVPPLVALTQSGTPRAKEKAQQLLSHFRNQRGSVVARGRS
- the LOC140973421 gene encoding U-box domain-containing protein 3-like isoform X1; protein product: MMLSMDLTSLRSLLNSISRFIHLVSCCASGTIPVEEEYRSIASFLKQLKPVLDDIADCKDTFDESLAEVCEELDSAVNGARMLLEKWSLKMSKILCVLESKPLVITIQISIVKLSCVLYRISVSSPTTLSLSRAQFCMQESQNLNLGKVSEYIDAIVKSKKGGDIFGTEHLMAIIESLNLRSKKEFLSECIALEKEKQKAEDNRTKRGSDQISQATQLMTHIRDYMVRENVEDIHGIQIPPYFRCPLSLGLMLDPVILSSGQTYECGAIRKWLDHGLETCPITHKKLSHKNLIPNYTVKALILSWCDENKVKLSSNRPYIVSVELHSEDTSNQDGLQCSVQMKNSSLGSNSSRPVEEKNGVDIEESEKLDQSSPEHSSIHSRSESASSAVSSIEYLLTESTEISGISTKQDDASEKSGDITSACPTSSVSNKIFRESPLTGKQCPSLAMNGNHRDSLRTPSLSSEAGSNDLTSTSHIEKLVEDLKSESTELQTAAAGELRFLAKYNVENRFIIGQSGAICPLISLLNSDKELIQEHVVTAILNLSINEKLKAKIGEEGALEPLIHVLRTGTSEAKENAAAALFSLSLLDDYRMKIGRSSAVKALVDLLGTGSVRGKKDAATALFNLSIFHENKARIVQAGAVKHLVPLMDTEMADKAVALLANLSTIEDGCTVITREGGIPSLVEVLDTGTQRGKENAASVLMQLCINSSKHCRNVLQEGAVPPLVALTQSGTPRAKEKAQQLLSHFRNQRGSVVARGRS
- the LOC140973422 gene encoding protein LIGHT-DEPENDENT SHORT HYPOCOTYLS 3-like; translated protein: MDSSSLQEMENSNSENSMNTCNNTSSSAGASSSGSTVSRYENQKRRDWNTFGQYLRNHRPPLSLSRCSGAHVLEFLRYLDQFGKTKVHNQVCPFYGHPHPPAPCPCPLRQAWGSLDALIGRLRAAYEENGGMTETNPFGSRSVRLYLREVRDLQSKARGVSYEKKKRKRPPQQLTTPPPAQPQPPGEGS